The Chryseolinea soli genome contains a region encoding:
- a CDS encoding metal-dependent transcriptional regulator → MPSFTEENYLKAIYHLSASGSQAVLTNEIAEVMHTKAASVTDMIKKLSAKNLISYEKYYGVKITKQGKSEALMVIRKHRLWETFLVEKLRFNWDEVHEIAEQLEHIQSAVLIQKLDEFLGFPTTDPHGEPIPDKHGKIAVPLRQPLHGLAAGYTGTIEAVHDSDSNLLKYLNRIGAVPGKTIILIGKEEYDESMEVEVDGKRVTISKTVAENILVTA, encoded by the coding sequence ATGCCCAGCTTCACGGAAGAAAACTACCTGAAAGCCATCTACCACCTTTCCGCCAGCGGATCGCAGGCCGTGCTTACCAATGAAATCGCCGAAGTCATGCATACCAAGGCGGCTTCGGTGACGGACATGATCAAGAAGCTGTCGGCCAAGAATCTCATCTCCTATGAGAAGTATTATGGCGTGAAGATCACCAAGCAAGGTAAGAGCGAAGCGCTGATGGTGATCCGCAAGCACCGGCTTTGGGAGACGTTCCTGGTGGAAAAGCTTCGGTTCAACTGGGATGAGGTGCATGAGATCGCCGAGCAACTGGAGCACATCCAGTCGGCCGTGCTCATCCAGAAGCTGGACGAATTCCTGGGCTTCCCCACCACCGACCCGCATGGCGAACCCATTCCCGACAAACACGGCAAGATCGCCGTGCCCTTGCGCCAGCCGCTGCATGGCCTGGCCGCGGGCTATACGGGAACCATCGAGGCGGTGCACGATTCGGATTCGAATTTATTGAAGTACCTCAACCGCATTGGCGCCGTGCCCGGCAAGACGATCATCCTCATCGGCAAAGAAGAATACGACGAAAGCATGGAAGTGGAAGTGGATGGCAAACGAGTGACGATCAGCAAGACCGTGGCCGAGAACATATTAGTAACCGCGTAA
- a CDS encoding 2,3,4,5-tetrahydropyridine-2,6-dicarboxylate N-succinyltransferase has product MELKERIEKIWDDRTLLQQAESQELIRSVVEKLDKGELRVAEPVATGWQVNEWVKKAVILYFPIQQMETIEVGPFEFHDKIKLKRNYKDLGVRVVPHAVARHGSYISKGVILMPSYVNIGAYVDEGTMVDTWATVGSCAQIGKNVHLSGGVGIGGVLEPVQAAPVIIEDGAFLGSRCIVVEGVRVGKEAVLGANVVLTASSKVIDVTGSKPIEYKGFVPDRSVVIPGTYAKTFPAGEFQVPCALIIGKRKESTDKKTSLNDALRENNVSV; this is encoded by the coding sequence ATGGAATTGAAAGAACGCATCGAAAAGATCTGGGACGACCGCACATTGCTTCAACAGGCTGAAAGCCAGGAGCTCATTCGCTCCGTAGTAGAGAAACTGGACAAGGGCGAGCTGCGCGTGGCCGAGCCCGTGGCCACCGGCTGGCAGGTGAACGAATGGGTGAAAAAAGCGGTGATCCTCTATTTCCCCATCCAACAAATGGAGACCATCGAGGTAGGTCCTTTCGAATTTCACGATAAGATAAAATTGAAACGCAACTACAAAGACCTCGGCGTCCGCGTGGTGCCGCATGCTGTGGCCCGTCACGGATCCTATATCAGCAAGGGCGTGATCCTGATGCCGTCCTATGTCAATATCGGTGCCTATGTCGACGAAGGGACCATGGTCGATACCTGGGCCACCGTAGGGAGCTGTGCACAGATCGGGAAAAATGTTCACCTCAGCGGAGGCGTGGGCATTGGCGGTGTGCTGGAACCTGTGCAGGCCGCACCCGTTATCATCGAAGATGGTGCGTTCCTGGGGTCGCGATGCATTGTGGTAGAAGGGGTCAGGGTAGGCAAGGAGGCCGTGCTGGGCGCCAACGTAGTGTTGACGGCAAGCTCGAAAGTGATTGATGTAACGGGCTCAAAACCAATTGAATACAAAGGTTTTGTTCCGGATCGCTCCGTGGTCATCCCCGGCACCTACGCCAAGACATTTCCCGCGGGCGAGTTCCAGGTGCCTTGTGCACTCATCATCGGCAAACGCAAAGAGAGCACCGACAAAAAAACGTCGTTGAACGATGCGCTCCGCGAAAATAATGTGTCGGTCTAG
- a CDS encoding DUF3108 domain-containing protein, with the protein MKRGAFSFFIVALLSGFVAEQNDAYPPVKNHSFKRGEVIEFKMTYGIFTVGKGSVTVHPKYFRINNRDCFKIDVYGKTVGMVDWVADVDDRWGAYIDTVALIPHQFYRRIREGRYKKDEWTNFDQVNKKIEVKTLDNETGKFKEPKYYDAPPQVRDMAAGFLILRNMDLSKTKIGDTVSVKGFFEDEFYNFKIIYAGKETVKIKVGKVRALVFKPVMPANKVFDGENSVTAWFSDDKNRIPVKINANMFIGSAGVELTGYSGLKNPLNLAPED; encoded by the coding sequence ATGAAGAGAGGAGCATTTAGTTTTTTTATCGTCGCCCTTCTTTCCGGCTTTGTTGCCGAGCAGAATGATGCATACCCCCCGGTAAAAAATCACAGCTTTAAGCGTGGCGAGGTCATCGAGTTCAAGATGACCTATGGCATCTTCACTGTCGGCAAAGGCAGTGTCACCGTCCATCCCAAATACTTCAGGATCAACAACCGCGATTGCTTCAAGATCGATGTCTACGGCAAAACCGTGGGCATGGTCGACTGGGTTGCCGATGTCGACGATCGCTGGGGCGCCTACATCGACACGGTGGCCCTCATACCGCACCAATTCTACCGCCGCATTCGCGAAGGACGCTACAAAAAAGACGAGTGGACCAACTTCGACCAGGTCAACAAGAAGATCGAGGTAAAAACGCTCGACAACGAGACCGGCAAATTCAAAGAGCCCAAATACTACGATGCCCCGCCCCAGGTCCGCGACATGGCGGCGGGCTTTCTTATTCTCCGCAACATGGACCTGTCGAAAACCAAGATCGGAGACACCGTCTCGGTGAAGGGCTTTTTTGAAGACGAGTTCTACAACTTCAAGATCATCTACGCCGGCAAGGAAACCGTCAAGATCAAGGTAGGCAAAGTGCGCGCGCTGGTTTTCAAACCCGTGATGCCCGCCAATAAAGTTTTCGATGGAGAGAATTCCGTCACGGCCTGGTTCTCCGACGACAAGAATCGCATTCCCGTCAAGATCAATGCGAATATGTTCATCGGCAGCGCCGGGGTGGAACTCACGGGCTATTCAGGGTTGAAGAATCCCCTCAACCTGGCGCCGGAGGACTAA